One window of Desulfobacterales bacterium genomic DNA carries:
- a CDS encoding four helix bundle protein: MKSDLPDRTFQFAQRIVKLCQHLDSSSGISRSLANQLLRSGTSIGANVEEGQGSQSEADFVSKYSIACKEARESHYWLRLIAAAEMLDSKSLDPLTQECDEIIAILTTIIKRLKTKLQSGREKGKIRSGERTGGAT; the protein is encoded by the coding sequence ATGAAAAGTGATTTGCCGGATCGGACATTTCAATTCGCACAGAGAATCGTGAAGCTGTGTCAGCATTTGGACAGTTCTTCCGGGATATCACGCTCGCTCGCGAACCAACTCCTCCGCTCCGGAACCTCCATCGGGGCGAATGTCGAGGAGGGGCAAGGCTCACAGAGCGAAGCGGACTTTGTGAGTAAATACAGCATTGCCTGCAAGGAAGCCCGAGAATCACACTATTGGCTCCGTTTGATTGCGGCTGCCGAAATGCTTGACTCAAAAAGTCTTGATCCTCTCACTCAGGAATGCGACGAAATTATTGCCATTCTCACGACCATAATCAAGCGACTGAAGACGAAGCTTCAATCTGGAAGGGAGAAGGGTAAAATTCGGTCCGGCGAACGAACAGGGGGAGCAACATGA
- a CDS encoding DUF6398 domain-containing protein has translation MAINENFLEKKQRLEQIKELVKDFCMAHMNEELTGYALKLCETLGRKRNISLVRGEKEIWAAAIVYVIARLNFLFDRDNAF, from the coding sequence ATGGCGATAAATGAAAATTTTTTGGAAAAAAAGCAACGACTCGAACAGATCAAAGAATTGGTAAAGGACTTTTGTATGGCGCACATGAACGAGGAGTTGACGGGCTATGCCCTGAAACTGTGTGAGACCTTGGGTCGCAAGCGAAATATTTCTCTTGTGCGAGGGGAAAAGGAGATCTGGGCGGCGGCAATTGTTTATGTGATTGCCCGCCTTAATTTTTTGTTTGACAGGGACAATGCCTTTTAA
- a CDS encoding SprT family zinc-dependent metalloprotease produces MDLDYTIVRSPRRRKLTITVERDRSVVVHAPESTSEEKIHQVVQAKRQWIYEKMNHPQKYRDLPHPPGKELVNGESALYLGRHYRIEVVKTGLSEIRFNQRFYIPAAHAGKRREVLQEWYIQQAEAKIIARVKHHARKLGVAFSKVKIVDNLYRWGSCTVNNNLNFNWRLIKAPMVVIDYAIVHELAHLIEANHTSRFWNIICAQSPTMEKARAWLKENGQLLEQAI; encoded by the coding sequence ATGGACTTAGATTACACCATCGTAAGGTCGCCCAGGCGGCGCAAACTGACCATCACCGTCGAACGGGATCGTTCCGTGGTCGTGCATGCACCGGAATCGACATCGGAGGAAAAGATCCATCAGGTGGTGCAGGCAAAGCGCCAATGGATTTACGAAAAAATGAATCACCCCCAAAAGTACCGGGATCTGCCCCATCCCCCGGGAAAGGAGCTCGTCAACGGTGAATCCGCCCTTTACCTTGGGCGACACTACCGCATTGAAGTGGTCAAAACGGGGCTATCCGAGATTCGGTTCAACCAGCGCTTTTATATCCCTGCCGCCCACGCCGGAAAACGCCGGGAGGTTTTGCAGGAATGGTATATACAGCAGGCCGAGGCCAAGATCATCGCCCGGGTGAAACATCACGCCCGCAAACTTGGTGTGGCCTTTTCAAAAGTCAAAATAGTCGACAACCTTTATCGCTGGGGTTCCTGCACCGTGAATAACAATCTCAATTTCAACTGGCGCCTGATCAAAGCGCCTATGGTTGTCATTGATTACGCCATCGTTCATGAACTGGCCCACCTCATCGAGGCCAATCACACCTCAAGATTTTGGAATATCATCTGCGCACAGTCCCCAACCATGGAAAAGGCAAGAGCCTGGTTGAAAGAAAACGGACAGTTGTTGGAACAGGCCATATGA
- a CDS encoding HNH endonuclease: MDPFAYHLEESDLKRERQKARELRGSQWWKRRLAKGVCYYCGSRISPKELTMDHIVPISRGGRSTKGNLVPCCKECNNKKKYLLPMEWDEYIKTKKTVV, encoded by the coding sequence ATGGACCCATTTGCGTATCATTTAGAGGAGTCGGACCTAAAAAGAGAGCGTCAAAAGGCCAGAGAGCTCCGGGGGTCGCAATGGTGGAAACGCCGCCTGGCAAAGGGGGTCTGTTATTATTGCGGCAGCCGGATATCACCAAAAGAACTTACCATGGATCACATCGTTCCCATCTCACGCGGCGGCAGGAGCACCAAGGGCAATCTGGTCCCGTGCTGCAAAGAATGTAACAACAAAAAGAAGTATTTGTTGCCGATGGAATGGGATGAATACATCAAGACGAAAAAGACGGTGGTGTGA
- a CDS encoding HsdR family type I site-specific deoxyribonuclease, translating into MTSNCTRQTSLLRIDERNHVEKPLLDQLDGLDWEITDLDNKQHPADSYRDSFTEVVMPAVLREQLKVINAWLEDDQVEEVIKQLTAGFPGTSLIENNRHVLNLLLENTSVSENRKTGEKSPTVHFIDFKHRVKNRFIAVCRFKVRILGTEHHILPDIVLFLNGLPVVVIECKSPKVKEPMAEAIAQMLRYSEQRGAKGEGSAPLFYYNQFMVATCRQEAKFGTITTHSERLFFRWADPYPRSVEDLEHGASGPNDQQRLVAGMLDRDNLLDLIRTFTLFSTNDKGETIKIVGRYQQFRAVKLGVQRLLDGRNPRERSGIIWHTQGSGKSLTMMFMVREMYRHPTLSKWKVVFVTDRTQLEQQLSETSQSIGFTVKVADSIRTLKDLLRSDSSDLVMAMIHKFREADLTQTFPELNPSPHILVMTDEAHRSQYAMLGANLDKGIPKAARIGYTGTPIDKTERVFGDYIDKYTMRQSIEDGVTLEIVYEGRTHNAEVADQQGMDTAFADVFSEYNLQERMEILGYGSRDAYLEAKSTIKAKAGDMVKHYLTHVFPNGYKAQVVAVSREAAVRYKTYVDAAIVKAIAALEKDNPNCIDLDRLKKLQADVIISGGHNDLPHIKAYADKSRHETSIKSFKLPFDGEDEGITGDMGIVIVRDMLLTGFDAPVEQVMYLDKVVVAHNLLQAIARVNRVGGEGKDKGFVVDYVGIGHHLKKAIEISDEREQKDVLDALSFPEKELDDLRAVHRSIMAFFEKHGLTDLNDHDAFFDLFYDEDVRFEYLLAFKGFTKSLNLVFPAKEALDFMPDYQHLSEINVLAGKHFRDARLSMKGIPPKLRGITDTYLKSKGIDLKVAPISILDQDFESQVGKRKRTKTKAAEVEHAIRHHLEVDLDDDPDLQASFAAALKKILEDFQKNWKMIYEELEKLRQRIINARKEPTYGLHRKKQMPLFRMFRREIFEAGGLFSNAQPGTAETQKAFGMTEEDRTCLLVDLTQNTFLAVERELKLTGFWESIPARNKLKGDLQKILLAEEFVRLPDLIKNRAHIISRIMEIAEKNNDTILYAE; encoded by the coding sequence ATGACGTCAAACTGCACCCGTCAAACTTCACTCTTGAGAATAGACGAGCGCAACCACGTCGAAAAGCCGCTGCTCGATCAGCTTGACGGCTTGGACTGGGAGATCACCGACCTCGATAATAAGCAGCATCCAGCCGACAGCTACCGGGATAGCTTTACCGAGGTGGTGATGCCGGCGGTGCTGCGCGAGCAGTTGAAGGTCATCAATGCTTGGCTGGAAGACGACCAGGTGGAAGAGGTGATCAAGCAGCTCACCGCCGGTTTTCCCGGTACCAGCCTGATCGAGAACAATCGCCATGTCCTGAACCTGCTGTTGGAAAACACCAGCGTCAGCGAAAACCGAAAGACAGGCGAAAAAAGCCCAACGGTACATTTTATCGATTTCAAGCACCGGGTCAAAAACCGCTTTATTGCGGTCTGCCGGTTCAAGGTGCGCATTCTGGGCACCGAGCACCACATTCTTCCGGACATCGTGCTTTTCTTAAATGGCCTGCCGGTTGTGGTGATCGAGTGCAAATCGCCCAAAGTCAAGGAGCCCATGGCCGAGGCCATTGCCCAGATGCTGCGTTACAGCGAGCAGCGCGGGGCCAAGGGCGAAGGCAGTGCGCCGCTGTTTTATTACAACCAGTTCATGGTCGCCACCTGCCGCCAGGAGGCCAAGTTCGGCACCATCACTACCCACAGCGAGCGCCTCTTTTTCCGCTGGGCGGACCCCTATCCCCGCAGCGTGGAGGACCTGGAACATGGCGCCAGTGGTCCCAACGACCAGCAGCGCCTGGTGGCCGGCATGCTCGACCGCGACAACCTGCTCGATCTGATCCGTACATTTACCCTCTTTTCCACCAACGACAAAGGCGAGACCATCAAGATAGTCGGTCGCTACCAGCAGTTTCGTGCGGTAAAGCTGGGGGTGCAGCGCCTGCTTGACGGCCGCAACCCCCGCGAGCGCAGCGGTATTATCTGGCACACCCAAGGCTCGGGCAAATCGCTGACCATGATGTTCATGGTGCGCGAGATGTATCGCCATCCGACCCTTTCCAAGTGGAAGGTGGTCTTTGTCACCGACCGCACCCAACTGGAGCAGCAGCTTTCGGAAACCAGTCAGAGTATCGGCTTTACCGTCAAGGTGGCCGACAGCATCCGCACCCTGAAAGACCTCTTGCGCTCAGATTCTTCGGATCTGGTGATGGCCATGATCCATAAGTTCCGCGAAGCGGACTTGACGCAAACCTTTCCGGAGTTAAATCCCAGCCCGCATATACTGGTGATGACCGACGAAGCGCACCGCTCCCAGTACGCCATGCTCGGGGCCAATCTGGACAAGGGGATCCCCAAGGCGGCCCGAATCGGCTACACCGGCACCCCCATCGACAAGACCGAGCGGGTCTTTGGCGATTATATCGACAAATACACCATGCGCCAATCCATCGAGGACGGTGTAACCCTGGAGATTGTTTACGAAGGCCGCACCCACAATGCCGAGGTGGCGGACCAGCAAGGCATGGACACCGCCTTTGCCGATGTGTTCAGCGAATATAACTTGCAAGAGCGCATGGAGATCCTCGGTTACGGCTCCCGTGACGCCTATCTTGAAGCCAAATCCACCATCAAGGCCAAGGCCGGAGATATGGTAAAACACTACCTGACCCACGTCTTTCCCAACGGCTACAAGGCCCAGGTGGTGGCTGTCTCACGGGAAGCAGCCGTACGGTATAAGACCTACGTCGATGCGGCTATCGTCAAGGCCATCGCCGCCCTTGAAAAAGACAATCCGAACTGCATCGATCTGGACCGGCTCAAAAAACTGCAAGCCGATGTGATCATATCCGGAGGGCACAACGATCTGCCGCATATTAAGGCGTATGCGGATAAGTCAAGGCACGAAACGAGCATCAAGAGCTTCAAGCTTCCTTTTGACGGCGAAGATGAGGGAATCACCGGCGACATGGGTATCGTCATCGTCCGGGATATGCTGCTCACCGGTTTCGACGCACCGGTGGAGCAGGTGATGTATCTTGACAAGGTGGTCGTTGCCCACAACCTGCTGCAGGCCATCGCCCGGGTGAATCGGGTCGGCGGCGAAGGGAAGGACAAGGGATTCGTGGTCGATTACGTCGGCATCGGCCACCATTTAAAAAAGGCCATCGAAATCTCCGACGAGCGCGAGCAGAAGGACGTTCTCGATGCCCTGAGCTTTCCGGAAAAAGAGCTGGATGATTTGCGGGCCGTCCACCGGTCGATTATGGCGTTTTTTGAAAAGCACGGCTTGACCGACCTCAACGACCATGACGCCTTTTTCGACCTTTTTTACGATGAAGATGTGCGCTTTGAGTACTTGCTGGCATTTAAAGGATTCACCAAGAGCCTCAACCTCGTTTTCCCGGCCAAGGAAGCGCTCGACTTCATGCCGGATTACCAGCACCTCTCTGAAATCAACGTACTGGCGGGAAAACATTTCCGCGACGCGCGTTTGAGCATGAAAGGGATTCCGCCCAAGCTCAGGGGGATTACAGATACGTATCTGAAATCCAAGGGCATCGACCTCAAAGTCGCCCCCATCTCGATTCTGGACCAGGACTTTGAAAGTCAGGTCGGAAAACGAAAACGGACCAAAACCAAGGCTGCCGAGGTCGAACATGCCATCCGTCACCATCTTGAGGTGGACCTTGATGACGATCCCGATCTGCAAGCCTCCTTTGCCGCGGCCTTGAAGAAAATCCTGGAGGATTTTCAAAAAAATTGGAAAATGATTTACGAGGAGCTGGAAAAACTGCGACAACGCATCATCAATGCCCGCAAGGAGCCGACTTACGGCCTGCACAGGAAAAAACAGATGCCGCTGTTTCGCATGTTCAGGCGGGAAATTTTCGAGGCCGGCGGCCTGTTTTCAAATGCCCAACCCGGGACTGCGGAAACCCAGAAAGCTTTCGGCATGACCGAGGAAGACAGGACCTGTCTGCTGGTGGATTTGACGCAGAACACTTTTCTGGCAGTGGAACGGGAATTGAAACTCACCGGGTTCTGGGAGAGCATCCCGGCCCGCAACAAGCTCAAAGGGGATTTGCAAAAAATTCTGCTGGCAGAGGAATTTGTCAGACTTCCCGATCTCATCAAAAACCGCGCTCATATCATTTCCAGGATTATGGAGATTGCGGAAAAAAACAACGACACCATCCTGTATGCGGAGTGA
- a CDS encoding plasmid pRiA4b ORF-3 family protein produces the protein MNERLYLLKIRLLEIQPEIWRQFVAPAGITLDRLHDVIQIVMGWTDSHLHEFTIGNKRYTEFPESKEQGFECGRYRLGDLVKQKDRTFSYLYDFGDSWEHEVILEDSRYFNPKLQSEIECLDGVRACPPEDVGGVPGYYEFCKALKDPHHEEHESYKEWISGFPYFESAFDSERFETEKVNHELLKYLRWSRDRFRPW, from the coding sequence ATGAACGAAAGACTTTATTTGCTGAAAATCAGACTGCTTGAAATTCAGCCTGAAATTTGGCGGCAGTTTGTCGCGCCTGCCGGCATTACCCTGGACCGGCTGCATGATGTCATTCAGATTGTGATGGGTTGGACCGACAGTCATTTGCATGAATTCACGATCGGAAATAAACGTTACACGGAATTTCCTGAATCAAAAGAACAAGGTTTTGAATGCGGGAGATATCGCCTGGGGGATCTGGTTAAACAAAAAGACCGCACCTTCAGCTATCTGTATGATTTTGGCGACAGCTGGGAGCATGAAGTCATTCTTGAAGACAGTCGCTATTTCAACCCGAAACTTCAATCTGAAATCGAGTGCCTGGACGGCGTCCGAGCCTGTCCGCCTGAAGATGTCGGCGGTGTCCCGGGATATTATGAATTTTGTAAGGCTTTGAAAGATCCGCACCATGAAGAGCACGAGAGCTATAAAGAATGGATCTCTGGTTTTCCTTATTTTGAGAGTGCCTTCGACAGCGAGCGATTCGAAACCGAAAAGGTGAATCATGAGCTCTTGAAATATCTGAGGTGGTCGCGGGATAGGTTCAGGCCGTGGTAG
- a CDS encoding ATP-binding protein gives MQNPFAYSNYVTGESFCNRRQELSQLLNYIKASQNVLLFSHRRFGKSSLIRQAFQETKKKKLNVGTMHVELYGTISEKDFITRTFQSLNQLESNLDRLLKTVGAALKNIRLNVSIDPATGTTSVAPSFGAINEKTLLEELMDILQKYSLKHKLVVAFDEFQEVANYSEEGFEKRLRSFIQRHANICYIFAGSQRHLITDMFNSTKRAFYKLADSFPLNKIDTEHYIPWIQNLFRKKGMELDAKFIEEIIERFENHPMYIQNFLFHLWDESGEKGFTPEVVDKIENSIIEKSSLEYTMLWETLSLNQKKTLKLILLKDGSNLFNADALRSVNLKTGSLVTKTLSSLITKEIIVKNGKYMIQDVVFKKWLQKNLSLP, from the coding sequence ATGCAAAATCCATTTGCCTACAGCAACTATGTTACCGGAGAGTCTTTTTGCAACCGCCGCCAGGAACTGTCCCAGCTGCTGAACTATATAAAAGCATCTCAAAATGTACTTTTATTTTCCCATCGCCGATTCGGTAAAAGTTCTTTGATTCGGCAAGCTTTCCAGGAGACCAAGAAAAAAAAACTCAATGTCGGAACAATGCATGTCGAGTTATATGGAACGATATCTGAAAAGGATTTCATCACCCGAACGTTTCAAAGCTTAAATCAACTGGAATCAAACCTTGACAGGCTTCTGAAAACCGTCGGCGCGGCCTTAAAAAATATAAGGCTGAATGTAAGCATCGATCCGGCGACAGGGACGACTTCAGTCGCACCGTCTTTCGGGGCGATTAATGAAAAAACACTACTTGAAGAACTGATGGATATTCTTCAAAAATATTCACTAAAACATAAACTGGTCGTTGCTTTTGACGAATTCCAGGAAGTTGCCAATTATTCAGAAGAAGGTTTTGAAAAAAGACTGCGTTCGTTTATTCAGCGACATGCAAATATTTGTTATATTTTTGCAGGCAGCCAGCGCCATCTGATAACCGATATGTTTAATTCAACCAAACGGGCATTTTATAAATTGGCAGACAGTTTTCCGCTAAATAAAATTGATACCGAACATTACATCCCCTGGATTCAAAATTTGTTCAGAAAAAAAGGGATGGAGCTTGATGCAAAATTTATAGAGGAAATTATTGAGAGATTTGAAAATCATCCCATGTATATCCAGAACTTTCTGTTTCATTTATGGGATGAATCAGGGGAAAAAGGATTCACCCCTGAAGTTGTCGATAAAATCGAAAATTCGATCATCGAAAAAAGCAGTCTGGAATACACCATGCTATGGGAAACCTTAAGTCTCAATCAAAAGAAAACTCTAAAACTGATCCTGCTGAAGGATGGTTCAAACCTGTTTAATGCCGACGCCTTAAGATCAGTTAATTTAAAAACCGGGTCTTTGGTTACAAAAACCCTGTCAAGTCTCATCACCAAGGAGATTATCGTAAAAAATGGGAAATACATGATTCAGGATGTTGTTTTTAAAAAATGGCTGCAAAAAAATTTATCACTACCTTGA